The genomic region TGGTCCTTATCTATCTTGTATTGTATTGGCGGATAGAATTTGTTAACAGTTGTTGTCGGGGTAAATCTGACCCTCCATTTTAGATTTCCATTTTAAAGTGTAGATAAGGTAGATTACAGTACCAGTTCACGTGCACACTTAATATCTTCCTGATATCTTCAAGACACAATGAAAAAGGATGAACTTCAGAATTAGGAAACCATATAGATTCCtgactttgtttttttattaaaggaaaagaaaatctgATTTTTTCAACCATATACATGAATTTTACGGCTAGAAATTACAAGTTCAGAAAATATGTTTATCATATCATCATATTTGACATTTTGATTTACTTTCAAATCATATTTGTAGGTTGCCTAGGAAAAAAACTAGGACCAAGGATTTTGGGGAGACGGTCTGAATCAACAGTAATCTCCTGAACTCTTATATTCATCACCTTCTTAatgcattttactttttacaGACGTTAATTTCCATTGGTGACTGAGAATAATTACATGGCTTTTGATAGGTCCCAGAAGTGATATACCAGACATTAGATGAACCTCTTGGCAAACATGAACTTCAGGGTAGGTTTGATATTCCACAAACCTTGGAAGAGTTCATGATTGAAATGAAGAAAGGTGGACATGATGCCAAGACATTTGCTGTTAAACTTCGAGAAATGGTACCATTCTCCAATTCTcttaaaaaggaagaaagttCATCACATGCATTTATTAGAGTTTTCTAAGTTGAACTCTCCATTAACCAGAAATCTGAACATTTCTAGGTGACCCTTATGGAAGAAAGGACCAGAATGGCGAAGATCCAAGAATATCTGTATCGACATGTAGCATCAAGCAGTATACCAAAACAACTTCACTGCCTTTCCTTGAGTTTGGCCAATGAACACACCAACAATGCCGCAGCACGCCTTCAACTCCCCTCTGCAGAACTAGTCCCTGCCCTGGTTGACAATTCCTACTTCCATTTTGTCCTTGCCTCAGACAATGTACTGGCTGCATCAGTGGTTGCAACATCGCTTGTTCGCAACTTTTTGAGACCTCAGAAGGTTGTTCTGCATATAATTACAGACAGGAAGACTTATTACCCCATGCAGGCTTGGTTCTCATTGCATTCTTTGTCACCTGCTATAATTGAGGTGAAGGCATTGCACCATTTTGATTGGTTTACAAAGGGAAAGGTGCCTGTTCTGGAGGCTATGGAGAAGGATCAAAAGGTGAGGTCGCAGTTTAGAGGGGGTTCATCAGCTATAGTTGCAAATACAACTGAGAAGCCAAAAGTTATTGCAGCAAAACTGCAAGCACTTAGTCCCAAGTATAATTCAGTGATGAACCACATCCGGATACATCTCCCAgaggtaaaaaagaaaaagaacatcacaccaagtaaaattttatacattagCTCATCATAATTAGGTAAGTCTTTGGTGGCTGTGATGCTTACTACCACAATGTTTTTTTCTCAACAGTTATTTCCAAGTCTTAACAAGGTGGTCTTCCTCGATGATGACATCGTGGTACAAACTGACCTTTCACCTCTTTGGGACATTGAAATGAATGGAAAAGTAAATGGAGCTGTAGAAACATGTACAGGAGAAGACAAGTTTGTGATGTCAAAGAAGTTGAAAAGCTATTTGAACTTCTCCCATCCTCTTATATCCAAAAATTTTAATCCCAATGAATGTGCCTGGGCCTATGGCATGAACATTTTCGATTTGGAGGCTTGGCGGAAGACTAATATAAGCAATATTTACCATTACTGGGTTGAGCAGGTATATATACAATGAAACAGAAAATACTCAAATTAGGATATGTTAAACGTGTCATTAAAATTGACTTTCCATAAGAGTGATACTGATATTTCTGTTTTTGCTTCATGTAGAATATCAAATCAGACCTGAGTTTGTGGCAGCTAGGAACATTACCTCCTGGATTGATAGCATTTCATGGCTATGTCCACGTTATTGATCCTTTCTGGCATATGCTGGGATTGGGGTATCAGGAAAATACAAGTTTTGTTGATGCTGAGAGTGCTGGTGTCGTCCATTACAATGGCAGGGCAAAGCCATGGCTAGAAATAGCTTTTCCACAACTAAGGAAATTGTGGACAAAGTATGTTGACTTCTCAGATAAGTTCATCAAAAGTTGTCACATTAGGGCATCATAGCTAATATCTTAAGAAAACGTGAACTCGTTGATGAGTATAAGAAACGGAATTTGCATCCGGGGGAAAAGGAAAACGAGAGAGTTCTTTCAAGCATCAGGCCTTCCACGACATCAAAGAGACAAAAAGTGATGACCATGATGCTCCTTTCTTgctttgaaaatttattttttaactctgTCTTCAATTGAAATTCTCGGATTCTTTTCTCTTCAATCCATATTGTAAGTATGAGTATTTGTAGATCATATACATGTATTAAAACAACATtgttattttttgctttttatgaGAAAACAAACCTTCGAGCTCAAGGTTTTCAAGAGTACGCTTTTGTAAGATGACATTTATAAAGTTCAGGGCAAACGATAGATCAAAGGACCATTTTATCCTATTTCATTTAAATCCACATATAATACAATCTAACGCAGACCTTCTTGTCATGCAATTCATGTTCAGGGAGTGGTATCTTTAACGCACATTATCAATAACTTCAGGCATAGTCCTCGTACATAATATGAATTCTCCTTCAAAATTGGTTTGTGCTACAATATGTTTACTTCATACAATGGTCATACTAGTGCACTTCCAATCTCAGAAACATGTTTGCTGATATGTTCTTCAAATTCATGTGAGTAGAGATCTTGAAGACCAACGCTTCTGCTCCAGTTACTTTCTCCCTGTCACATTTGACACCAATCCCTTGATGAACTTTGCAGACTTTGTTATGGGCGAATTGATAGCCATCAGATTGTACAATACATTTTCAACTTCACCAATATTTGGTCTGGACTTGAATGAGGAAACCACTTTcaattcttctccttcttctacAAAAACATTCCATCTCTCTCCACTCAGAACCCCATCTCTGGCACACTTAAAAATCACCCCTTTTCTTTTGCTCAAGATCCCTCTCACTTCCAACCCCATAAAAGAATAAACCACTTCAAAAGAACCAACAAAGCCACTCAGATCACCAAATTTGCTCTCTTCCTCAAATGCCCATTTTGGGTTAAACAAAACCACTGGCTTTGGATAAAAGGCTTCActaattctttttatcaaaGCCAACTGGGAGCTATCAGGCACCAAAAATATTGCGACTTCTGCAGAATTCAAGATTCTGGGGTCTGTTTTGGCCACTGAAGGAATGTCAATATGTTCAATAGTTGAATGAGACTGAAAGGCAACAGTGGCAGATTCCTTAAAGCTGGCATCAGGCCATAGGATTAAGATCTTAGTGGGAGAACCTTTTCTTTTGATAAGTAGGTCACCAAAAAAATCAAGGGCAAGTTGGGACAGTGAATCCGGTGAGTCATCAATGACTGGAATTTCAACCCGGAGCTTGGGTTGCCTTAGTTTCTTGAACTTGCCTATTagtttgggattgttgaggggTTTCtctaaggttgttgaaagggATGTTTTGGCCTGAAGTATGGCCTCCTCCTTTGAGATAGGCGGTTTAGGGGTGGAAAGAGAGGAATGGATGGAAGTGGATGTAGCTTTGAGGGAAACAAAGGATCTTGGGTTGATGCAGGAGTTGTGGCAGTGATTGTACAGAAATTGAGCAGGAAATGAAATTGATGTGATTTGAGTATTGGAGTGTGGAGTCGGACATGATGATGGCTTGGAAATTTGGATATATTGGAAATGAGTTGTGTGGAGATAGGAGGATGCCATTTAAGGTTTTACAGAATAGTAAGATGTTAGACTCCTGATATGAATGGGTTGTTTCAATCTACAAAACTCTATCCGGATAAGATAATAGCATGCACCGGTTGTTCCCAACCGCACAATAGTACAACATGGGGTAGAGGATAACAGATATAACTTACAAACCTCCTGCTATGGGAGGTTAAAGACAACTTTTACTTCAAATCTTGTTGAGTTGAAATTCCAAGACAcctgaaaataaaatcttaCTTTAACGCATTGCTTTATTCGCAAGCATCTCGATTGACATCCATTGTTAGATGGATAGCTCCCACTAGTCGGAACTTATTCCCCTTTCTTTTCTCCTAAAATTGTGGCTTGTGGCAGctacaaatttaaaactaaagcAGCATTCATGCTTTTACTGTTTTTGCAGCATAACTAGAGTACGAAAACAAGTTGTTGTGTTTcaccttttattatttattgttacaTTATCATTTGGATCCGCCCTTGGTTATCAAAACCAGTAACAAAGATTAGAGACCCGGCGAAGACAGCCAGACAAgcttattaaaatttacatgcAAATACCAGCGATTACTTCATAAGAGTATCAGATGCCAAATACAGTCAAAGTCACCTCTGAATCCAGTTACATGGAATACTTATAAGCTATGGTAAAATGAATACAACTTTTGGGCAAAAAATGGAAACCCAAATAATTGTACAAATGCCAACTTAGGCAACTGGTGGACGGAGTACATGATCCTGTGATGTATCCACTGCGGCAGGAGGCATAAATTGCCACATGGCAACACCCGGATAACTGATGAAAGGCACCAACTTGTTGCCCGGGGCTTGAGCTTGTGGAGCAAACGCGGCTGGAATTGCGGGAGGGGGtggcaagaaaggaggttgGGCACTCATTGATTTTACTTGTAGCTCCAGCTTCTCTTTCTCCACCTTGAGCCTCTGTTTCTCATCACGAAGTTCATTCTTCTCAGCCTGCATAGTAGATGGGAATTCAACAGTTAGTATCTTGTAAGTTTTGGTTCGCAAGATGTTTCCATCACAGCTACTACTTACTACTATAACAACAAAGTCTTATACCACTAGCTAGATGAGTCCGGCTACAAAATTCAACATAGCCTTACCCACTGGGCAATGTACTACTGTTATGGCAAAAAATTTAACGAAATGAAATGACCTAGAATAAGGACCTCCCAAACAAGTCCTCCAatcttaaaaagaaatgtaTTGAATATAAGTTGAGGTCTCACCTTTAACTCTTTAATCTTCTCTTGAAGACTCGTAGTTGACTCTTTCAACTTCTGGGCTTCATCCCGGAGCTGCGTCACCATTCGAACAGCATCCATAAGAATGGCAGCCTTGTCTGTTTTGGGAGGCCTTCCGGGCTCCAAGATGGAGCCCAATTCAACAAACCTATGCATGTCAATCGTTTTAAATACAAGCCCTCAAAACAGTTACGAACAGGAAGATGGCAAGGATTCAAAAGATTACTTGTCATTAAGTCTATCCCTTCGCAACTTCTCCCGACACGCCTTGGAGCTAGAAGCAGTACATGAATCAGATCTACCCCTACACCAGGAATAAACAAGAGATATAACATAACTTCATCCAAGAATAAGTATCTGAATAGGATCCAATAATCTTTAAGCTCTTGTCAGTGAGAGTGGCTTGAGAAAACAGGAGAAATCATCGCAATATCATACTTAAGCAACATAAGCATATAAGCTATACGAAATAGGATAGTCGTGGCAATTTCTTCATTGATGTTGCTGAACTAATGCTGACGAACTTATCATCTTCATATCAGAAACATCGTTGAATCGCCATTTCACTTAATTATATCACTTCACAACCGTGAGTTAATCGATGACCAACCTATGAATAGCATAGCTTGtctttttaaatcattaaagaAATTCATGCAACCGTTTTCATTTCAGTCTTCAATTGTTACttcaaaactaaaagaaaaaaaattgcaaagtAAATAAGCTGGATTCTACCACACGCCAAACAGCAGAAATtgagaaataaaacaaataaagtgCAAACTGGCGATTAAGTTTTCCTCTCTTAGGATTGACAACATAACTAGCTTCTACCAAAAACAATCCAACTAATTCAGGAATCAGCCTTGAAATTAATACCACACACTATTGATCCAATTGCATGGTGTTTCTttctttaacttaaaataattcgAAAGAAAATGTGGGGGGAATTGTGTACCTCTTTTTCAAAGCAGGGTCTTTGAGGCCATCAGAATCAAGGAGTGAAGCATCAATTTCAACACTAGAAGCAGACAGCATCACCATAACACGAATTAGCGAACTGAAATTGAATGAGAAACCCTAATTAGGGGAATGAAATAGTACCTGACATTGGAGGGAGGCGGGGGCCATGAGAAGGCGGAAGCGGAGACGGTGAAGGAGCCGTCTCCGACAGCAATGTCATCGTCGATCAACGGATAGTCGAAGAGCCAATTGCTGTTTTCCGGGGAAACCATGGCGTGTAGGGATTTTGCCGGAAAATTGTGAATTTGGAgtgtttatttgttatttgttcgTTTGAAGTGATTGTAAGAGAGAGTGTGGGTTTGGGAGATATGGTGAAAGGGAGAAGGAATTGGAATGGGTTCTGTGAAGTGTTGAAGAGAGCACGTTGGAGggcagagagaaaaagagagccTTCTGCGAAAAGGGGAATCTATGGCTATGCTTCTACAATGACCCATGATGTGACCATAATGACACATCAATGAACCAATTACACCATCAAAATCCTAACTTCAACCACTTCCCACTATAAGTTAAgcttaaaacattaaaaatatattttttattacatttttagtttttaaattatatcgtaaaattataattcgcttatttatttattttaaaagtatttaatttttaaacttaaaaaataaaaaataaactaaatgaaTATCGTATTCGTCTTCAATGATATTAAAGATTTAttaatgtgtatatatatgtgttaaCACTTTAGCACgtatataataatactttttattacaTATGCATATCTTTAATTACGCCcgtttaataataaattttgaaaattaaaataattcaaaatttgatacaaaaatGAAAGTCGATTTGATATGAAAATTAATGTTTGAGATATCgaatttcttttatgaaaaataaaataaattaaaagattttttaagatagaactaaaataaaagatgtttaaaaatattcataaattattatttaagacataaattaaaagtgtatttattctttttttaatatgttttgcattagttatttttatacttgatagttttaattgaaaaaaaattataatgactAATCATTATTAAAAGAGAATCAGTATCAGTGATAACACAGTTTTAAAATGTTTCACCCATTTCTACTTTTTGAAGACTTTATATGGTTTGTGTGACCTTTcattggttttctttttcaaacctTAGATTATTTTTACTTGTCACGTGTATTAAAAGTTCATggctatttaaaaataataataacatgtaCAAGGTACAATATAATATCTTATTGATATTCTattaataagatattatattgTATTCATTGATTTGTGTAAAAGAACTTTAATGCTGTGTTCACTTGAAGAGAAATTACTGCTCAAATGTTGTGTTTCATTTGAAGAGAAATTACT from Vigna radiata var. radiata cultivar VC1973A unplaced genomic scaffold, Vradiata_ver6 scaffold_23, whole genome shotgun sequence harbors:
- the LOC106778593 gene encoding probable galacturonosyltransferase 12; protein product: MQLHISPSLRHVTVFPSKGFKEFIKVKIASRRLSYRMLFYFLLFFTFLLRFVFVLTAVDGIDGENKCSTIGCLGKKLGPRILGRRSESTVPEVIYQTLDEPLGKHELQGRFDIPQTLEEFMIEMKKGGHDAKTFAVKLREMVTLMEERTRMAKIQEYLYRHVASSSIPKQLHCLSLSLANEHTNNAAARLQLPSAELVPALVDNSYFHFVLASDNVLAASVVATSLVRNFLRPQKVVLHIITDRKTYYPMQAWFSLHSLSPAIIEVKALHHFDWFTKGKVPVLEAMEKDQKVRSQFRGGSSAIVANTTEKPKVIAAKLQALSPKYNSVMNHIRIHLPELFPSLNKVVFLDDDIVVQTDLSPLWDIEMNGKVNGAVETCTGEDKFVMSKKLKSYLNFSHPLISKNFNPNECAWAYGMNIFDLEAWRKTNISNIYHYWVEQNIKSDLSLWQLGTLPPGLIAFHGYVHVIDPFWHMLGLGYQENTSFVDAESAGVVHYNGRAKPWLEIAFPQLRKLWTKYVDFSDKFIKSCHIRAS
- the LOC106778594 gene encoding uncharacterized protein LOC106778594, which encodes MASSYLHTTHFQYIQISKPSSCPTPHSNTQITSISFPAQFLYNHCHNSCINPRSFVSLKATSTSIHSSLSTPKPPISKEEAILQAKTSLSTTLEKPLNNPKLIGKFKKLRQPKLRVEIPVIDDSPDSLSQLALDFFGDLLIKRKGSPTKILILWPDASFKESATVAFQSHSTIEHIDIPSVAKTDPRILNSAEVAIFLVPDSSQLALIKRISEAFYPKPVVLFNPKWAFEEESKFGDLSGFVGSFEVVYSFMGLEVRGILSKRKGVIFKCARDGVLSGERWNVFVEEGEELKVVSSFKSRPNIGEVENVLYNLMAINSPITKSAKFIKGLVSNVTGRK
- the LOC106778545 gene encoding transcription factor ILR3 translates to MVSPENSNWLFDYPLIDDDIAVGDGSFTVSASAFSWPPPPSNVSVEIDASLLDSDGLKDPALKKRGRSDSCTASSSKACREKLRRDRLNDKFVELGSILEPGRPPKTDKAAILMDAVRMVTQLRDEAQKLKESTTSLQEKIKELKAEKNELRDEKQRLKVEKEKLELQVKSMSAQPPFLPPPPAIPAAFAPQAQAPGNKLVPFISYPGVAMWQFMPPAAVDTSQDHVLRPPVA